Proteins found in one Takifugu flavidus isolate HTHZ2018 chromosome 7, ASM371156v2, whole genome shotgun sequence genomic segment:
- the si:dkeyp-51f12.2 gene encoding uncharacterized protein si:dkeyp-51f12.2: protein MPSLHHGAIFIGAFLIVTGGSTAFLASYQSRLQAFSLCCVVLGVFMLILGLFWAMNSKSAANYNHQEYDQDCPHYPYNDYPNLSSHALFTMAGSRFPESQSVFLPRTMERHRQDARGDEFDYPPMDPGGFSPAPHPPPWMEPPPPYEVAIKTTCSSTHLRRAYSDTHLATEPLFGQSREISFEV from the exons ATGCCTTCCCTACACCACGGAGCCATCTTCATCGGAGCCTTCCTCATCgtgaccggaggctccacagcCTTCCTGGCTTCGTACCAGAGCCGCCTGCAGGCATTCTCCCTCTGCTGTGTGGTGCTGGGGGTGTTCATGCTCATCCTGGGGCTCTTCTGGGCCATGAACAGTAAAAGTGCTGCTAACTACAACCACCAGGAGTATGACCAAGACTGTCCACACTACCCCTACAACGATTACCCCAACCTGAGCAGCCATGCCCTCTTTACCATGGCGGGCAGCCGCTTCCCAGAGTCCCAGTCCGTGTTTCTGCCCAG GACAATGGAGCGCCACAGGCAAGACGCTCGTGGTGACGAGTTCGACTACCCACCCATGGATCCTGGGGGTTTTAGTCCAGCGCCTCACCCTCCACCCTGGATGGAGCCCCCTCCTCCGTATGAGGTGGCCATCAAGACCACATGCAGCTCCACACACCTGCGGCGGGCGTACTCGGACACGCACCTGGCCACAGAGCCCCTGTTTGGACAGTCCAGGGAGATCAGTTTCGAGGTGTGA
- the si:dkeyp-51f12.3 gene encoding uncharacterized protein si:dkeyp-51f12.3 yields MAIPRGVLLCLGSLLLVAGGVVAVCLGLPQHSIPLVILGLFVGLGGTALLVTGLCVAKKNLQAAVPGHFLLHPRTGTRFSPRQAQAIQRRLDRIRREMSEDSVSRVPEAELSLPSTPPPWTMEPPPSYDTVMKNQEPGEQP; encoded by the exons ATGGCGATTCCCCGCGGCGTGCTCCTCTGCCTGGGCAGCCTGCTGCTGGTCGCCGGGGGGGTCGTTGCCGTGTGCCTGGGCCTGCCCCAGCACTCGATCCCGCTGGTCATCCTGGGACTCTTCGTGGGGCTGGGGGGCACGGCCCTGTTGGTCACTGGACTCTGTGTAGCCAAGAAGAACCTCCAGGCGGCCGTGCCGGGACACTTCCTCCTTCACCCCCGTACAGGGACGCGCTTCAGCCCGCGCCAGGCTCAGGCCATACAAAG GAGGTTGGACCGAATCCGTCGGGAGATGTCCGAGGACTCAGTCAGCAGGGTGCCCGAGGCAGAGTTGTCCCTCCcgtccacccctccaccctggACCATGGAGCCGCCGCCGTCCTATGACACGGTGATGAAGAACCAGGAGCCCGGCGAGCAGCCGTGA
- the bsnd gene encoding barttin: MVEGKPYRYGLIAAGLCVAAVGLFIMTRERPHVYITFCALGVSMMCAGTVWSACQCYPKVPLVATFQEECQQDAEAAETKHKRYTEALLVSCEKSWSSGLSETTKTQFHSCPTLQLV, encoded by the exons ATGGTGGAGGGGAAGCCGTACAGGTACGGGCTGATCGCAGCGGGACTGTGCGTCGCGGCGGTCGGCCTCTTCATAATGACCCGGGAGCGGCCTCACGTCTACATCACCTTCTGCGCTCTGGGCGTCAGCATGATGTGTGCCGGGACGGTGTGGAGTGCTTGTCAGTGCTATCCCAAG GTCCCTTTGGTTGCAACGTTTCAAGAGGAATGTCAACAggatgctgaagctgctgaaacaaaacacaaaag GTATACTGAAGCTCTGCTGGTCTCCTGTGAGAAGAGTTGGAGCAGTGGACTCTCCGAAACCACCAAGACCCAGTTCCACAGCTGTCCCACACTGCAGCTGGTCTGA
- the pcsk9 gene encoding LOW QUALITY PROTEIN: proprotein convertase subtilisin/kexin type 9 (The sequence of the model RefSeq protein was modified relative to this genomic sequence to represent the inferred CDS: inserted 1 base in 1 codon), whose protein sequence is MVGCVTLTVGKTPPSRCSSAWSPGCDAQVRSRMRRSWSWSWSWMGCALCLCASLTGSARDSREDDIMNLWRENGTQPDTGTEPMAEILKCNKAVWCIPGQYLVLLRPDVSESHVQEVLERLRAVHASGGHLLEVLQTYTGALRGFLVKMRSDVLHLVARLPHVLYIEEDSSVFAQGTSWNLQRLMQPYGAGSRNGTHGPQHDGRKVEVYLMDGGILRSHRELREQVLITDFHKVPVEKGGGHREASRCESHGTHVAGVVSGSESGVARGAHLNLVRVLDCQGRGTVSGTLAGIEYIRAMLLARPLGAVVVLLPLIGGFSRSLNTACRDLVDAGAVVIAAAGNYKDDACLYSPASEPEVITVGAVNLAGQLMSLGAGGTNFGRCVDVFAPGDDIISASSDCTTCFASGSGTSQAAAHAAGIAAVILSSNQNLAPVQVLQTLLRHSISGSISFPSLSDTHRLITPNLVAALPAASSDEEELLCRSVWSERSGVRSTDTAVSQCRPREEMMSCSGHXPDGAPAGQLSAVSSGQCVAYNRLGVKGVHAVARCCVVRRPQQGHVCAHQQHAAEGCKAPSLECRLLENTSSDNDRVELSCPPGWTMTDCSAIHQGSAVFGSLTEGKRCRISAAGADGTTGIAVCCRVR, encoded by the exons ATGGTTGGCTGCGTGACTTTAACAGTCGGTAAAACTCCTCCATCCCGATGTTCTAGTGCCTGGTCGCCAGGCTGCGACGCTCAGGTCCGGAGCAGAATGCgccgcagctggagctggagctggagctggatggGCTGTGCGCTCTGTCTGTGCGCATCTCTGACCGGGAGCGCGCGGGACTCCCGCGAAGATGACATCATGAATCTATGGCGCGAAAACGGAACCCAGCCTGACACCGGAACCGAACCGATGGCCGAGATCCTCAAGTGCAACAAG GCCGTGTGGTGCATTCCTGGTCAGTATCTGGTCCTCCTGCGTCCAGACGTGTCAGAGTCTCATGTGCAGGAGGTCCTGGAGCGGCTGAGAGCCGTCCATGCCAGCGGAGGTCACCTGCTGGAGGTCCTGCAGACGTACACAGGAGCTCTGCGTGGGTTCTTGGTTAAGATGAGGAGTGATGTTCTTCACCTG GTGGCGAGGCTCCCTCATGTTCTTTACATAGAGGAGGACTCTTCCGTCTTTGCCCAGGGCACGTCCTGGAACCTTCAGCGATTAATGCAGCCTTACGGCGCTGGCTCTCGAAATGGAACACACGGACCCCAAC ATGATGGGAGGAAAGTGGAGGTGTACCTGATGGATGGTGGCATCCTGAGGTCGCACCGAGAGCTCAGAGAACAAGTGCTCATCACCGACTTCCACAAAGTCCCCGTGGAGAAGGGTGGAGGTCATAGAGAG GCCAGCCGGTGCGAAAGTCACGGCACACACGTGGCGGGAGTTGTGAGTGGGTCAGAGTCTGGTGTTGCTCGAGGGGCACATCTTAACCTGGTCCGTGTGCTGGACTGTCAAGGCAGAGGGACCGTGTCAGGAACTCTAGCAG GCATTGAATACATCCGAGCAATGTTACTGGCCCGCCCCCTGGGAGCGGTGGTTGTTCTACTGCCTCTCATTGGTGGATTCAGCCGTTCATTAAACACAGCCTGCCGGGACCTGGTGGATGCTGGGGCGGTGGTGATCGCTGCCGCTGGAAACTACAAAGACGACGCCTGTCTGTATTCACCTGCATCAGAGCCTGAG GTCATCACAGTGGGGGCGGTAAACTTGGCAGGCCAGCTGATGTCACTGGGGGCTGGCGGGACTAACTTTGGCCGCTGTGTTGATGTGTTCGCCCCTGGGGATGACATCATTAGTGCGAGCAGTGACTGCACCACTTGTTTTGCCTCTGGTAGCGGGACGTCCCAGGCTGCTGCACACGCCGCAG GCATAGCTGCTGTGATCCTGTCGTCCAATCAGAACCTGGCACCGGTGCAGGTTCTGCAGACGCTGCTGCGACATTCCATCAGCGGCTCCATCAGCTTCCCATCGCTGTCCGACACGCATCGCCTCATCACGCCCAACCTGGTAGCGGCTCTGCCCGCTGCTAGCAGCG ACGAGGAGGAGCTTCTGTGTCGGTCAGTGTGGTcagagaggtcaggggtcaggagcACCGACACAGCCGTCAGTCAGTGTCGCCCGAGGGAGGAgatgatgagctgcagcggcc GCCCCGATGGCGCCCCTGCTGGGCAGCTCTCCGCCGTGAGTTCTG GGCAGTGTGTTGCCTACAACCGGCTGGGTGTTAAAGGCGTGCACGCCGTGGCGCGCTGTTGCGTCGTACGTAGACCTCAGCAGGGTCACGTGTGCGCCCACCAACAGCACGCTGCCGAGGGCTGCAAAGCTCCATCCCTGGAGTGCCGCCTGTTGGAAAACACGTCATCTGACAATGATCGG GTGGAGTTGTCCTGTCCACCCGGCTGGACCATGACAGACTGCAGCGCCATCCATCAGGGATCCGCTGTCTTTGGATCACTTACTGAGGGAAAGAGGTGCCGGATCAGCGCCGCGGGGGCTGATGGGACAACAGGCATTGCTGTCTGTTGTCGCGTCAGATGA